The DNA window TGGGGACACGGAAGGGAGAGCAGGACACGTAGTCGAGTCCCACCTTCTCGAAGAAGGTGACGGACGCGGGATCGCCGCCGTGCTCGCCGCACACGCCGAGGTGGATCCCTGGGCGCTTCGCCCGACCGCGCTCGGACGCGAGCTCGACGAGCGCGCCGACTCCGTCGACGTCGATCGACTGGAACGGGTCGCTCGGGAAGATGCCGAGGTCGACGTAGGCGCCGAGGAACTTGCCGGCATCATCGCGCGAGATGCCCAGGGTCGTCTGCGTGAGGTCGTTGGTGCCGAAGCTGAAGAACTCCGCGTGCTCGGCGATCTCTCCGGCGCGGATGGCGGCGCGTGGTAGCTCGATCATCGTGCCGAAGTGGAAGCTGACCTTGCGGCCCTTCTCGGAGAAGACCTGCTCGGCGATGCGGTCGACCAGCTCGCGCATCAAGGTGAGCTCGCGCTGGGTCATGGTGAGAGGAATCATGATCTCGGGGTGCACGTCGACGCCTTCTGCGGCCACGTCGCAGGCGGCTTCGAGGATGGCGCGCACCTGCATCTCGTAGATCTCGGGGTAGGTGACCGCGAGCCTGCAGCCGCGGTGGCCGAGCATGGGGTTGAACTCGTGCAGCTCCTCGTTCTTGCGTACGATTTCTGCCACGCTGACTCCGAGCACCTGGGCCATCTGCTCGAGCTGGGCCTTCTCCTGAGGCAGGAACTCGTGCAGCGGGGGATCCAGCAGGCGGATGGTGACGGGCAAGCCTGCCATCTCACGGAACACGCCCGTGAAGTCGTCACGCTGGTAGGGGAGCAGCTTGTCCACGGCGCGGTGACGCGCGTGTTTGTCACCGGCGAGGATCATCTCGCGCATGGCCTCGATCCGCTTCTCGTCGAAGAACATGTGCTCGGTGCGGCAGAGCCCCACGCCTTCGGCGCCGAAGTTGCGCGCCGTGCGGGCGTCGTGCGGGGTGTCCGCGTTCGCTCGGACCCGCATGCGCCGGACCCCATCCGCCCAGGCCATCAGCTCTCCGAACTCGCCGCTCAGCGCGGCAGGCACCGTGGGGATGGCGCCGAGGTAGACGCGACCGGAGCCACCGTCGAGCGTGATCACGTCCCCCGCCTTCAGCGACTTCGAGCCCGTGGGGCGGCCATCGTCGTCGTAGAGGGACACCGTGACGATGTCGCGACCCACACTCACCGACGAGCACCCGGCGACGCAGCTCTTGCCCATGCCGCGTGCGACGACGGCTGCGTGGCTGGTCATGCCGCCACGCGCGGTGAGGATGCCTCGCGCGGCCTTCATTCCGTGGATGTCCTCCGGCGACGTCTCGGCGCGCACCAGGATGACGGCCTTGCCCTGCGCTGCTCGGCGCTCTGCCTCGTCGGCGGTGAACACGATCTCGCCGGTGGCAGCGCCGGGGCTCGCAGGCAGGCCCCGAGCGAGGATCTCCTTGGGCGCCGAGGGGTCGAGGCTCGGATGCAGCAGCTGATCGATGGATCCCGGGTCGACACGCAGGACGGCCTCGTTCTGGGTGATGAGCTTTTCCTTCACCATCTCGACCGCGATGCGCACCGCAGCGCGGCCCGTGCGTTTGCCGTTGCGGGTCTGCAAGAGGTAGAGCGAGCCCTCCTGGATGGTGAACTCCATGTCTTGCATGTCACGGAAGTGGTGCTCCAGCCGGGCCTGCACCTCCATCAGCTGAGCGAAGGCCTGGGGCATGCGTACCTCCAGGCTGCGCTCGTCGTCGCTGCCGCCTTTCGACAGGGGGTGAGGGGTGCGTACGCCGGCCACGACGTCTTCTCCCTGCGCGTTCGGGAGCCACTCGCCGAAGAAGCGCCGCTCGCCGGTCGAAGGATCGCGGGTGAAGGCCACGCCCGTGCCCGAGTCATCCCCCATGTTGCCGAAGACCATGGCCTGCACCGTGCAAGCCGTGCCCCAGCTCTCGGGGATGCCGTGCATCTTGCGGTAGACCTTCGCGCGCTGGTTGTTCCAGCTCCCGAAGACGGCGTGGATCGCGCCTTCGAGCTGGGCCCACGGATCGTCGGGGAAGGACTTGCCCGTGGCGGCAAGGACGATCTCCTTCTGACGTGCGATGAGGCCGCGGAGGGCCTCCGGATCGAGCGCCGAGTCGGGCACCTTGCGCTCCAGCTCGGCGTTGTTGAGCCGGGAGTGATCGATCTTCAGTGCCGTGGCGGCCTTCCTGCGGGCAGTGACGAGCGCTTCTTCGAACTGCTCGCGCTCCACGCCCAGCACCACGCCGGCGTACGTCAGGATGAAGCGCCGGTAGGCGTCGAGCGCGAACCGTTCGTTGCCCGTCCGCTCGGCGAGGCCAGCGACGATGGCGTCGTTCAGCCCGAGATTCAGGATGGTGTCCATCATCCCCGGCATCGAGGCGCGCGCACCCGAGCGGACCGAGACGAGGAGGGGCGCGGTGGTGCTCCCGAACCCGCCACCGACGATCTTCTCGACGCGTCCGATGGCCTCTCGCAGCTCCTCCTCGACCCCATCGGGCAGCGCACCGCCGCCAGCGTAGAAAGCGGTGCAGACCTCGGTGGTGAGGGTGAACCCTGGCGGTACCGGCACACCGAGGCGGCTCATCTCGGCGAGCCCAGCGCCTTTACCCCCGAGGAGGGCCTTCATCGTTGCGTCGCCGTCTGCCCGCCCAGCTCCGAAGAAGTAGATCGAACTCACCATGTTCCGGCGACGCTAGATCGTCTGTGCCGATGGTGTCGAGGCCCGAGCGCGGGCGCTGCGCGCATCGTGAATCCTCCGCGCAGGGCGCAACGTGCTCGGTCGGCGTGGCATCGTGACGGTGCGGCCCTGGACATCCGGACCTCGTACCGGCACCATGCAGCAGGCCGATCCTGTGAGCCCAAGACGATGCTGACCTCCCTCCGGCTTCGGAACTTCAAGAGCTTCTCCGACCAGACCGTGGAGCTTTCGCCGCTCACGGTGCTGCTCGGCGCCAACGCCTCGGGGAAGAGCAACTTCCTCGACGCGATACGACTCCTTCAAGGCATCGGGCTCGACCTGCCGCTCGCCGACGTGCTCCGGGGGCGCACCGAGGGAGGGCGGGAGATCTGGCCAGGCCTGCGGGGGCGTGCCGAGGAGGTCGCGCGCGGCGGAGCGAAAAGCTTCACGCTCGAGAGCCGCTGGGCGCTGGGGCGCGAAGAGCTGACCCACGAGATCACGGTGCGTGTCGGCTCGGAGCCGCTCGTGGAGCACGAGGCGTTGCGCGCGCAGGGATTGGGAGTGCTGTTCGATACGCCGGCGATGTCGCTGAAAGGGTGGGACGGCTTCGGTCCGGGTTCGAGCCCTTCGAAGCGAGGTCGCTCACTTCGCGCGGGCAGTGACCGGCACCCGGCGCGGCGGAGCCTGCTCGGCCAGATCGAGCACCACCGTGGGCGCGGTGAGGGTGTGCGCCTGAATGACGTGGTGGAGCTGTGCCATGCCCTGCAGCAGGCGATGCGCAGCACCTTGTCCCTCGACCTGTCGCCGTCCCGCATGCGTGGCTACGCCCATCGTTCGCTCGATCATCTCGGGACCGCCGGTGAGAACCTCTCGGCCACGATGCATCGCATCTGTCAGGACGAGGGGAGGAAGGCCGAGCTCCTGGGCCTGCTGTCGGCGCTCTACGCACCCGAACGGGTGGGTATAGAATTCATCGAGACCGACCTCGGGGACGTGCTGATGTGCATCCTGGAGCAGGACGAGGTCCGCATCTCCGCGCGCAGCCTCTCCGATGGCGTCCTCCGGATTCTCGGCAAGATCGCGGCCGTGTTGACCGCACCCGAAGGCTCGTTGGTCTTGATGGAGGAGCTGGAGCAGGGGTTGCACCCAGCGCAGGTGCGGCGGCTGGTCCAGATCCTGGAAGGCGCAACCCAGACGAGCGGCCAGGTGGTGGCCACGACCTATGCGCCCTCGACGCTCCGGGCGATGTCGAGAGACACGCTGGGGCGCGCGGTGGTCTTCGGACGCCGGGCGGGGGTACCGGGTACGGTGGCGCAGCGGCTCGGCACCTTGCCCGAGTTCGATGTGCTGCTGGCGAAGGGGGTCGAGCACCTGTTCGAGGCCCACTGGCCGGAGACCTGAAGCGACTCCATGCAGGACGACGTGAAGAAGGGGCCGAGCGCGCCCCGGGAGCTGCGCTTCGAGGCGCAGCGCATCGCTTTCGGGCCCATGATGTTCCACGCCGCGATGCTGCTGAGGGACCTCGGCATCCTCGCGGTGCTCAAGTCGGCCGGCGCTGCGGGGCTCCGCGTGGAAGCGATGGCGCACGAGGCTGGCGTCTCGGTGTACGGCGCGCGGGTGCTCATCGAGGCGGGGCTGGGGATGGCGTTCGTGGAGCCTGTGGGCACCCTGGAGCCCGAGGGGCCTTACCGTCTCGCGCCGCTCGGTTCGGTCTTTCTTCAGGACGCGATGACCCGCGCGAACGCCGACTTCGTGCGCGACGTCTGCTACGCCGGCATGCCGCAGCTGGAGGCGTCGATTCGCGAGGGGCGGCCCGCCGGGCTCGCGGTGTTCGGCGACTGGCCGACGATCTACGAGGGGCTGAGCAAGCTTCCTCCGAAGGCGCAGGAGAGCTGGTTCCGCTTCGATCACTACTACTCCGACAGCGCCTTCCCGGCGGTGCTGCCGCGGGTGTTTCAGGACCGGCCGCGCCGACTTCTCGACGTGGGAGGCAACACGGGTCGGTTCGCGTTGCAGTGCGTGCGCCATGACGCTGACGTTCAGGTGACGATCCTCGACTTGCCGGGTCAGCTCGCGAAGGCTGCGGAGAATGTGACCGCTGCCGGGTTCGCGGGGCGTGTCGGGGGGCATGCCCTCGATCTCCTCGATGCGACGCAGCCCTTCCCCACCGGCTTTGATGTCGTGTGGATGAGCCAGTTTCTGTGCTGCTTTCCGGAGGAGGACGTGGTGCAGCTCGTGCGCCGCGGCGCTGCGGCACTCGCCCCTCAGGGCTCGCTCTACATCCTCGACACCTACTGGGATCGTCAGCGGAACGCCGCGGCGGCCTACTGCCTGCAGGCGACCTCGCTGTACTTCACCGCGCTCGCCAACGGGACGAGCCGGATGTACCACTCGCGCGATCTGATTCGCTGCGTGGAAGCGGCGGGGCTCGAGATCCAGGAAGACGTGGATGGGCTGGGGATCAGCCACACCCTCTTCCGCTGTCGGCCTCGCTGACGCATCGAGACGTCAGGGGGCTCAGTACACCTTGCAGCGACCAGCGCCAGTCGTTCGCGCATAGGGGAGCGCACCGCTCCGCCCCTTCACGTAGATCGCGCCTCCCGCTGCCGGCCGTGGAATCACCGCTCCAGCAGCGAGCGGGCGCCCCTCCGGGAGTTCTTCCACTTCCACGATGAGATCGTTGCCTTCCTGATCGACGGCCGAGATGGAGGGGCGCCGCTTTTCCTCGTCGGCGTTACCCCCTGGACAGGTCACGCCGCGCGCGCTCAACGCGAAGGCGAGCGCGCGTTCATCGACCTCCGGGGCGCCTGCCACCCACTGGAAGCGACGGTCCTGGAGGTCGCCTACCTCGACGGCGAGGCAGCTGCATCGCTCCTTCCGGTTCGGGGAGGGAGCCAGCATCAGATCATGACGCACCCCGATCAAGGCGGACGGTGCCTCCTTGTTGCTGGACGTCGTGAGCGGGTCGGCCACGAGGGCGCTCTGATTCAGCTCTTCGGTGCGTCGCCCTTTTTGAGGGGTCCCCTCTTCGGTCGTCGAGAAGCTCCAGAACGAATCGGCCGCCGTGTGCCCGCTCCCACTGCAAGCCGCCGTGAGGGACACGGAAGCCACCGCCGGAAGCAACCAGGAGCGCTGGGACAGCATGCACCTCGATCTTGGCACCCGGTCAGGGGGAGGGACAAGTAACCGACCGTGGCTCAGGTCCCAGCGTCGCCGTCGTGCAGGGATCGCACGCCGACGCCCGTTTCGCGGCGGACCAGGGTCCTGGGCAGCCGCACCATTGCGAAACGCGCCGTCACCCCGACGAGTCCGGACGAGGTGGCGATGCGGTTGAGCACGGAGAGCGCCTCCGGCAACGTCAGATCTTCGTGCCCGAGCTCCAGCGCGGCCGCCGCCTCCGTCACGATCTGGTGGCTGGTCTCGGCGCCGATGGCAGGCGCCAGCAGCGACTTCAAACGATCGATCGAGACATGAGGCCCAGCACCCGGTTGCGCTTCTGTGCTGTCACTGGCGTCACTGGGGACCTCCTCGTGAGGAGGCAAGATCGATGGCTTCGTGAGCTGGTCGTAGGCGGCCCGTGCGGCCACGGCCAAGGCGCCATTCCCCTGGGCGAGGCGGCTCAGGATTGCGAGACCCTCCTCCCACGTGAGGTCGTCGAGCCAGGCGAGCGCCTTGGTACGGAGTCCGAGGTCCTGAGCCGCGTCGAGGATGACGCCACGGCTTCGCTCGGGACCCAGCGCTGGAGAGAGCAGCGCCACGAGCTCTCTCGTGGAGAGTGACGCGGGAGGGGAGGAGCGCCTCATCGCGTCCGTCCTCCTGCTGTCGACCAACGGGAACGCTGGCTCCGCCCTGACGCGATGAATCTGCGTCCGGCGCACGAGGGGGCTGTCGGCGGAGCCGCCCAGCTCACCGTCCTGGCGGTCATGACCCATGTCCTCACGCCCCCAGTTTACCTCTCTCGTTCCGCCTGGCTGCTTTCTTCCTGCATGCGAGGTGCGCGTGGAACGCCATGGCGATGAGGCGTTCGGTCGCCTGTTCAGGAGCCCACCATTCTCCGCCCCCGCGGATGACCAGTCGAGGCCGCCGCGGGCATTTCCCGTCCCGGTGAGCAACGCTTCGACCAGGCGACCCGTACTGCTTCATGTACACTGCTGACGCCATGGCGAGCCTCCTCCGGTCGACGGACCCGGATCTGCGCGATCTCGCCCGGGGCGCTCCGCCCCTCCTCGAAGCCACGACGAGCCTCCCGACGGGGGTCACCTTGCTCGACTGTCTCGGTGTCGGCGGCATGTCGACGGTCTTCCTCGCCGAGCTCGACGCGACCCGCCGCTCGGAAGAGCTGTCGCCCCTCACTCCGCGCCGCCTCGTCATCAAGATGATGAAGCCGGCCACCGTGCACGAACTGGAGATGGCGGGGCTCGCGCACGAGGCGACCTTCGAGCGCGAGGTGACCTCGCTTCGGCGCATGATGGAGCGCCGCCCGCCCACGGAGTTCGTCGTGGGTTTCTACGGGCGCGGCTTCGTGGATGTCCTCGCGGGGGCGCGTGCGGTTCGCTTGCCCTGGATCGCGCTCGAGCTGGTCGACGGAGGCGCTGCAGGCACCTCGCTCACCGATCGTGTCGGGCGTGCGGGCGAGGGGTGCGACCCGGTGCGGACGCTCCGCCTCGCGCAAGGCATCGCCGAAGGGGTGCGCGCTCTGCACGAGGAGGGCGTCATCCATCGGGATCTGAAGCCCGACAACGTGCTCGTGGTCGGGCCGATCGACGACGAGACGCCCAAGATCTCGGACTGCGGCGTCGCGCGCGTCGAGGGCATCCTCACGACCATGGCGGCGCTCACCTGGGAGTATGCAGGGCCCGAGCAGCTCCTCTCCCGCCCGGGAGAGCGCAACCCGCTCATCGGTACCTGGACCGACGTTCATGCGCTCGCCGCCGTGATCTGGTTTCTGATCACGGGGGAGCACTGGTGCGCAGGGCGCGCCGACGAAGCCTGGCGTGCCGGTGAGCGGCGGCCCTTGCGCGGCGCGCGGCGGTTGCACCCCGCGTTCGCCACCGAGGCCAGCTTGCTCGACGAGATCGACGTGCTCCTCGCGCGGGGCGCTTCTCCACGGCTGCCTCGCACCGTCCCGACGCCACGCCGCATCCTCTGCCCGGCGACGGCGGAGCCCCGCTTCGAGAGCGTCGAGGCGTTCGTGGCGAGACTCTTCCCGCTCCTGGATGCATGCGCCGCGCGCTCGGTCGATCGCGCAGCCCAGCGCAGCATCGCCTCCACCTCGTTCCGCACGACCCAGCCCGCTGGCGAGACGGACGGCGTGGTCTCGATCGTCCCGCTGGCGGAACTGGTCGATCTCGATCTCACCCGAGGGCTTGGCGCCTCGATCCGGCAAGCGACCCCGGGGAGCGTCGCCTTCCAGCCCGACGGTCGTGCCCTCGCGCGATTCGGTGCGCGCTTGTTCCTGCTGAGCGATGGCCCGCCCCTCGAGGTGGACGTCCCTCCCGAGGAGCGCTCCACCATCGCCACTGTGAGCCACGTCGTTCGTGGTCCTGGTGGCGGCTTCGCACTCATCGGGCCGCGGCACATCCGCTTGCTCAAGGCTGGCGTCTTCCGCGATGTTCCCTTGCCCGTGCACCCTGCGGATGCGCCTGGAGCTGGGCTTCAGGGGGGCCATCCGGCGCGCACCGAGCGCCCACTGCTGGGCCCCATCGAGGCGGCGATCGGAGACGGCAGGGTCTTCGGCGTGGTCACGGCGGAGACCGAGGACAGCGATGGCGGGCCCGAGCTGTGGACCTCGCGTGACGGCATCCGCTGGAGCGGCCCGACCATCTTGCCGCTCGGAGGTCGAGTGAAGAGCCTCGCCTCCGGGCCTTACGGCACCCTCGTCGTCGGTGGCTCGGCACGTGGCAGAGGGCGCGCGCTGTTCCTCGGGTTCGACGGTCAAGCGAGCGTCTACACGCAAGGGGTCAACCAGCGCGCTGCTCTGGAGATCGCCCTCTGCGGCGCGGATCGCACCTCGTGGGCCGCCGGAGAAGGCTTC is part of the Chondromyces crocatus genome and encodes:
- the ppdK gene encoding pyruvate, phosphate dikinase yields the protein MVSSIYFFGAGRADGDATMKALLGGKGAGLAEMSRLGVPVPPGFTLTTEVCTAFYAGGGALPDGVEEELREAIGRVEKIVGGGFGSTTAPLLVSVRSGARASMPGMMDTILNLGLNDAIVAGLAERTGNERFALDAYRRFILTYAGVVLGVEREQFEEALVTARRKAATALKIDHSRLNNAELERKVPDSALDPEALRGLIARQKEIVLAATGKSFPDDPWAQLEGAIHAVFGSWNNQRAKVYRKMHGIPESWGTACTVQAMVFGNMGDDSGTGVAFTRDPSTGERRFFGEWLPNAQGEDVVAGVRTPHPLSKGGSDDERSLEVRMPQAFAQLMEVQARLEHHFRDMQDMEFTIQEGSLYLLQTRNGKRTGRAAVRIAVEMVKEKLITQNEAVLRVDPGSIDQLLHPSLDPSAPKEILARGLPASPGAATGEIVFTADEAERRAAQGKAVILVRAETSPEDIHGMKAARGILTARGGMTSHAAVVARGMGKSCVAGCSSVSVGRDIVTVSLYDDDGRPTGSKSLKAGDVITLDGGSGRVYLGAIPTVPAALSGEFGELMAWADGVRRMRVRANADTPHDARTARNFGAEGVGLCRTEHMFFDEKRIEAMREMILAGDKHARHRAVDKLLPYQRDDFTGVFREMAGLPVTIRLLDPPLHEFLPQEKAQLEQMAQVLGVSVAEIVRKNEELHEFNPMLGHRGCRLAVTYPEIYEMQVRAILEAACDVAAEGVDVHPEIMIPLTMTQRELTLMRELVDRIAEQVFSEKGRKVSFHFGTMIELPRAAIRAGEIAEHAEFFSFGTNDLTQTTLGISRDDAGKFLGAYVDLGIFPSDPFQSIDVDGVGALVELASERGRAKRPGIHLGVCGEHGGDPASVTFFEKVGLDYVSCSPFRVPIARLAAAQAALNAGTHGGPKATD
- a CDS encoding SAM-dependent methyltransferase — translated: MQDDVKKGPSAPRELRFEAQRIAFGPMMFHAAMLLRDLGILAVLKSAGAAGLRVEAMAHEAGVSVYGARVLIEAGLGMAFVEPVGTLEPEGPYRLAPLGSVFLQDAMTRANADFVRDVCYAGMPQLEASIREGRPAGLAVFGDWPTIYEGLSKLPPKAQESWFRFDHYYSDSAFPAVLPRVFQDRPRRLLDVGGNTGRFALQCVRHDADVQVTILDLPGQLAKAAENVTAAGFAGRVGGHALDLLDATQPFPTGFDVVWMSQFLCCFPEEDVVQLVRRGAAALAPQGSLYILDTYWDRQRNAAAAYCLQATSLYFTALANGTSRMYHSRDLIRCVEAAGLEIQEDVDGLGISHTLFRCRPR
- a CDS encoding serine/threonine-protein kinase, giving the protein MYTADAMASLLRSTDPDLRDLARGAPPLLEATTSLPTGVTLLDCLGVGGMSTVFLAELDATRRSEELSPLTPRRLVIKMMKPATVHELEMAGLAHEATFEREVTSLRRMMERRPPTEFVVGFYGRGFVDVLAGARAVRLPWIALELVDGGAAGTSLTDRVGRAGEGCDPVRTLRLAQGIAEGVRALHEEGVIHRDLKPDNVLVVGPIDDETPKISDCGVARVEGILTTMAALTWEYAGPEQLLSRPGERNPLIGTWTDVHALAAVIWFLITGEHWCAGRADEAWRAGERRPLRGARRLHPAFATEASLLDEIDVLLARGASPRLPRTVPTPRRILCPATAEPRFESVEAFVARLFPLLDACAARSVDRAAQRSIASTSFRTTQPAGETDGVVSIVPLAELVDLDLTRGLGASIRQATPGSVAFQPDGRALARFGARLFLLSDGPPLEVDVPPEERSTIATVSHVVRGPGGGFALIGPRHIRLLKAGVFRDVPLPVHPADAPGAGLQGGHPARTERPLLGPIEAAIGDGRVFGVVTAETEDSDGGPELWTSRDGIRWSGPTILPLGGRVKSLASGPYGTLVVGGSARGRGRALFLGFDGQASVYTQGVNQRAALEIALCGADRTSWAAGEGFVLSFDRASVTVEELEISGRPVAMGLDPVGVPWLVTGRAVLRRHAGLANASWRVYFQQDVGAPPLLAIGFTAEGACVVDAAGHGAVIIPRDIAAWRRGPLPGVPSKVEVPPALPGTHSPLGHPPRA
- a CDS encoding AAA family ATPase — its product is MLTSLRLRNFKSFSDQTVELSPLTVLLGANASGKSNFLDAIRLLQGIGLDLPLADVLRGRTEGGREIWPGLRGRAEEVARGGAKSFTLESRWALGREELTHEITVRVGSEPLVEHEALRAQGLGVLFDTPAMSLKGWDGFGPGSSPSKRGRSLRAGSDRHPARRSLLGQIEHHRGRGEGVRLNDVVELCHALQQAMRSTLSLDLSPSRMRGYAHRSLDHLGTAGENLSATMHRICQDEGRKAELLGLLSALYAPERVGIEFIETDLGDVLMCILEQDEVRISARSLSDGVLRILGKIAAVLTAPEGSLVLMEELEQGLHPAQVRRLVQILEGATQTSGQVVATTYAPSTLRAMSRDTLGRAVVFGRRAGVPGTVAQRLGTLPEFDVLLAKGVEHLFEAHWPET